One window of the Indicator indicator isolate 239-I01 chromosome 13, UM_Iind_1.1, whole genome shotgun sequence genome contains the following:
- the UTS2B gene encoding urotensin-2B, translating into MLLGGGNVEKMWSLQLFLAVLTILTMTLYIPSTHGEHFLLQENRVLPEREDTNHEDALLTLLLNKKLAWRRPENIDWELARKFEELEQLEKLKDQLSTEEGSEVAYALESLSASQPRKRACFWKYCI; encoded by the exons ATGCTTTTGGGTGGTGGGAACGTGGAGAAGATGTGGtctctccagctcttccttGCAGTGCTGACCATCTTGACCATGACTCTCTACATCCCATCCACACATGGAGAGCATTTTTTACTCCAAG AGAACCGAGTGCTCCCGGAGAGGGAAGACACAAATCATGAGGACGCTCTGCTGACTCTGCTTCTGAATAAGAAACTTGCCTGGAGGAGACCAGAAAATATTG ATTGGGAGCTGGCAAGGAAATTTGAAGAGCTTGAACAG CTGGAGAAGTTGAAGGATCAGCTCTCAACTGAGGAAGGGTCAGAGGTAGCTTATGCCTTGGAAAGCCTCTCAGCATCCCAGCCCAGAAAACGAG cctgcttTTGGAAATACTGCATCTGA